One window from the genome of Megalobrama amblycephala isolate DHTTF-2021 linkage group LG4, ASM1881202v1, whole genome shotgun sequence encodes:
- the LOC125267046 gene encoding transient receptor potential cation channel subfamily V member 1-like yields the protein MSKSKESSTSSFSLETDDQTEEERSKAKQMKKGATKDKRPMDSNYLDDIEEPSRAIKFNLHFDRGIRKVKEEPDQQDSSERFTIKRLFEAVSSGEVSKLQGLHQYLHKNMKRLTDSQYKSNGKTALLKALLNLRQGENDTIEHLLDIAEKLGDLKSLINAAYTDSYYKGQTALHVAIERRSAKFVQMLVKKGADVHAKACGKFFQPNQEMCFYFGELPLSLAACTNQPDIVDFLMDNPYQAVDVRERDSHGNMVLHALVSIADNSPENTEFVIAIYDHILIKADQLHPKIKLEEIENNEGLTPIQLAAKTGKLGLFKHIVQREFKGCRHLSRKITEWAYGPVCSSLYDLASIDTYEKNSALEIVVYGSEIPNRLEMLHIEPVNRLLEEKWDRFAKQMFMFNFIVYIIYLFIFTAVAYHREEGKEKNNSNNQSLKPPFHNRRDIKGYLLLTGQIITLIGALYFFIRGLIDMIRKRPRFQSLVIDGYTDQLFFLQAVLLLVSAVLYCFNQDEHLAFLVLSLALSWVNLLYFSRGSKNMGIYSIMIQKMILGEIRRFLVVYMVFLIGFSAALVTLLDEKSIETEKQTRRAKFSDPDNENEACKKPTFRNIYFTTLELFKFTIGMGDLEFTDHYKYKEVFYVLLILYIVMTYILMLNMLIALMNQSVDRMSIESTSIWKLQRAITTLDMEWILPHCLKTKLRSGEEKDLGGGQEEPDRRWCFSVEEVNWNQWNRNMGIINEDPGKCTSLPSPAKPQREPSQRGLLQTFSKRWTQRTQRRDVQELSPLAEASSSV from the exons ATGAGTAAATCAAAAGAGAGCAGTACCTCATCTTTCTCTCTGGAGACGGATGACCAGACAGAGGAGGAGAGGTCAAAGGCCAAACAAATGAAGAAAGGAGCCACAAAAGACAAGAGGCCCATGGATTCTAACTATCTGGATGACATAGAGGAACCCTCAAGAGCAATTAAATTTAACCTACACTTTGACAG GGGGATCAGAAAAGTAAAAGAGGAGCCAGATCAGCAGGACAGCAGTGAGAGGTTTACCATCAAGAGGCTGTTTGAGGCCGTGTCCAGTGGCGAGGTGTCAAAACTGCAGGGTTTACATCAGTACCTGCACAAAAACATGAAACGCCTCACCGACTCTCAAT aTAAGTCCAATGGAAAGACAGCCCTGCTGAAAGCGCTTTTAAATTTGCGGCAAGGCGAGAATGACACTATTGAACATCTGCTGGACATTGCAGAGAAACTGGGAGATTTAAAAAGTCTCATCAACGCTGCTTACACAGACAGTTACTACAAAG GTCAGACAGCACTCCATGTTGCAATTGAAAGGAGGAGTGCAAAATTTGTACAGATGCTGGTTAAGAAAGGGGCTGATGTCCATGCTAAGGCCTGTGGGAAATTCTTTCAACCCAATCAAGAAATGTGCTTCTATTTCG GTGAGTTGCCCTTGTCGCTGGCCGCTTGCACTAATCAGCCAGACATTGTGGACTTCCTTATGGACAACCCTTACCAGGCGGTGGATGTCAGGGAGAGGGACTCTCATGGAAACATGGTGCTTCACGCACTAGTATCCATAGCTGATAATAGTCCTGAAAACACAGAGTTTGTCATTGCCATATATGACCACATCTTAATCAAAGCTGACCAACTTCACCCCAAGATCAAACTGGAGGAAATCGAAAATAACGAGGGACTCACACCAATCCAACTAGCCGCCAAAACAGGAAAATTGGGG CTGTTTAAGCACATCGTGCAGCGGGAGTTTAAGGGGTGCAGGCATCTGTCACGGAAGATCACGGAGTGGGCCTACGGACCCGTGTGCTCGTCTCTGTATGACCTCGCTTCCATCGACACCTACGAGAAGAACTCCGCACTGGAGATAGTCGTTTATGGCAGTGAGATTCCA AATCGCCTCGAGATGCTCCATATTGAGCCTGTTAACAGACTACTTGAAGAGAAGTGGGATAGATTTGCAAAGCAGATGTTCATGTTTAACTTTATCGTTTACATTATCTACCTTTTCATCTTCACTGCTGTAGCTTATCACCGTGAAGAAGGAAAGGAGAAGAACAACAGTAACAACCAA TCATTAAAGCCTCCATTTCATAATAGAAGAGATATTAAAGGCTACCTGCTTCTGACAGGACAGATCATAACTCTCATTGGAGCCCTATACTTCTTCATTAGAGGG TTAATAGATATGATAAGGAAGCGTCCGAGATTTCAGTCCCTGGTCATAGATGGATATACCGATCAGCTTTT TTTTCTGCAGGCCGTACTCCTCTTGGTGAGTGCTGTACTCTACTGTTTTAATCAGGATGAACATCTGGCCTTTCTAGTGCTGAGTCTTGCCTTGAGCTGGGTAAACCTACTCTACTTCTCCAGAGGGTCCAAAAATATGGGAATCTACAGTATTATGATACAGAAG ATGATTCTTGGAGAAATTCGTCGATTCCTTGTTGTGTACATGGTCTTCCTCATTGGCTTCTCTGCAG CCTTGGTAACTCTCCTTGATGAGAAATCTATCGAAACCGAAAAGCAAACCCGAAGGGCTAAATTTTCAGATCCTGATAATGAAAATGAAGCCTGCAAGAAGCCCACATTCAGGAACATCTACTTCACCACTCTGGAGTTGTTCAAGTTTACGATTGGCATGGGAGATCTGGAGTTCACTGATCATTATAAATATAAGGAGGTCTTCTATGTGCTGCTGATTCTGTATATAGTGATGACATATATTCTgatgctgaacatgctgatcGCTCTGATGAATCAAAGTGTGGACCGGATGTCCATAGAAAGCACTAGCATCTGGAAACTACAG CGTGCAATCACCACCTTGGACATGGAGTGGATACTTCCCCATTGTCTGAAGACAAAGCTGCGCTCAGGGGAAGAGAAGGATCTGGGAGGAGGGCAAGAAGAGCCTGATCGACGCTGGTGCTTCAG TGTGGAGGAAGTCAACTGGAACCAATGGAACAGAAACATGGGTATAATTAATGAGGATCCTGGGAAATGCACGAGTTTACCATCCCCAGCTAAACCTCAGAGAG AGCCCAGTCAGCGTGGACTCCTGCAAACATTCAGTAAGCGCTGGACACAGAGAACACAGCGCAGAGATGTACAGGAGCTGAGTCCTCTAGCTGAGGCCTCTAGCTCAGTCTGA
- the shpk gene encoding sedoheptulokinase isoform X4: MDALPKDKLKKVKCIGVCGQMHGIVLWKSKSGCEWLSKDEIIRFIPKDISQLITWQDGRCSADFLSSLPKPDSHLSVATGFGCATIFWYMKHRPEFLSGFSDAGTIQDYVVSMLGGLDRCVMTGQNAASWGYFNSTTNQWNTQILKDAGFPVHLLPVVVESGAVAGYTSSEWYGIPAHTPVGAALGDFQCSVYSCMTDKGDAVLNMSTSAQLTFGMPAEFSPPSSPDALSPVAYFPYLHGSYLAVAASLNGGNVMATFVRMLDSWIKEFGLEVNESRIYSQLIQSALAQPNTDLTVTSTLLGERHDPTTSASVSQISPSNLSLGHVTRAVCRGIIENMATMMPPHSLQAAGVRCIIGSGSALSCNPVLQQEVERVFPFPVVYGKDVDSAVGVAMVFKDQLMMFVSETPDLL; the protein is encoded by the exons ATGGACGCTTTACCCAAAGACAAGCTGAAAAAAGTCAAGTGCATTGGAGTATGTGGACAAATGCATGGCATTGTGTTGTGGAAATCTAAATCag GCTGTGAATGGCTAAGTAAAGATGAAATCATTAGATTCATTCCCAAAGACATCAGTCAGCTGATCACCTGGCAGGATGGACGCTGCAGCGCTGACTTCCTGTCTTCCTTACCTAAACCAGACTCACACCTGAGTGTGGCTACTGGCTTTGGTTGTGCCACTATTTTCTGGTATATGAAACACAG GCCAGAGTTCCTGTCAGGCTTCAGTGATGCAGGCACCATCCAAGACTATGTGGTTTCCATGCTGGGAGGCCTTGACAGGTGTGTCATGACTGGACAAAATGCTGCCAGCTGGGGCTACTTCAACTCAACCACCAACCAATGGAACACACAGAT TCTGAAGGATGCGGGTTTCCCTGTGCACCTCTTGCCTGTCGTGGTGGAGTCAGGAGCTGTGGCTGGTTACACTTCCTCTGAGTGGTACGGCATCCCTGCTCACACACCGGTCGGGGCAGCGCTGGGAGACTTCCAGTGTAGTGTGTACTCCTGCATGACTGACAAAGGAGATGCAG TGCTGAATATGAGCACTTCAGCCCAGCTGACGTTCGGGATGCCTGCAGAGTTCAGCCCTCCCAGTTCTCCAGACGCCCTCTCCCCCGTTGCTTATTTCCCATACTTGCACGGCTCCTATCTGGCAGTGGCCGCATCACTTAACGGAGGCAATGTCATGGCCACCTTTGTCAGAATGCTGGACTCATGGATCAAAGAATTTG GATTGGAAGTAAACGAGTCCAGAATCTACTCCCAGCTGATCCAGTCTGCCCTGGCACAGCCCAATACTGACCTAACCGTGACTTCGACGCTACTAGGAGAGCGGCATGACCCCACCACCAGCGCCAGTGTCTCACAAATCTCGCCCTCTAACCTCTCTCTAGGTCACGTGACTCGGGCTGTGTGCAGGGGCATTATTGAAAACATGGCCACTATGATGCCCCCTCATAGCTTGCAGGCTGCAGGGGTCAGGTGTATTATTGGCAGTGGCAGCGCTCTGTCTTGTAACCCCGTTCTGCAACAGGAAGTGGAGAGAGTGTTTCCATTTCCTGTCGTCTACGGAAAAGATGTGGACTCAGCGGTTGGAGTTGCCATGGTGTTTAAAGATCAACTTATGATGTTTGTCTCTGAGACACCTGACCTACTATAa
- the shpk gene encoding sedoheptulokinase isoform X5 gives MHGRFTQRQAEKSQVHWSCEWLSKDEIIRFIPKDISQLITWQDGRCSADFLSSLPKPDSHLSVATGFGCATIFWYMKHRPEFLSGFSDAGTIQDYVVSMLGGLDRCVMTGQNAASWGYFNSTTNQWNTQILKDAGFPVHLLPVVVESGAVAGYTSSEWYGIPAHTPVGAALGDFQCSVYSCMTDKGDAVLNMSTSAQLTFGMPAEFSPPSSPDALSPVAYFPYLHGSYLAVAASLNGGNVMATFVRMLDSWIKEFGLEVNESRIYSQLIQSALAQPNTDLTVTSTLLGERHDPTTSASVSQISPSNLSLGHVTRAVCRGIIENMATMMPPHSLQAAGVRCIIGSGSALSCNPVLQQEVERVFPFPVVYGKDVDSAVGVAMVFKDQLMMFVSETPDLL, from the exons ATGCATGGACGCTTTACCCAAAGACAAGCTGAAAAAAGTCAAGTGCATTGGA GCTGTGAATGGCTAAGTAAAGATGAAATCATTAGATTCATTCCCAAAGACATCAGTCAGCTGATCACCTGGCAGGATGGACGCTGCAGCGCTGACTTCCTGTCTTCCTTACCTAAACCAGACTCACACCTGAGTGTGGCTACTGGCTTTGGTTGTGCCACTATTTTCTGGTATATGAAACACAG GCCAGAGTTCCTGTCAGGCTTCAGTGATGCAGGCACCATCCAAGACTATGTGGTTTCCATGCTGGGAGGCCTTGACAGGTGTGTCATGACTGGACAAAATGCTGCCAGCTGGGGCTACTTCAACTCAACCACCAACCAATGGAACACACAGAT TCTGAAGGATGCGGGTTTCCCTGTGCACCTCTTGCCTGTCGTGGTGGAGTCAGGAGCTGTGGCTGGTTACACTTCCTCTGAGTGGTACGGCATCCCTGCTCACACACCGGTCGGGGCAGCGCTGGGAGACTTCCAGTGTAGTGTGTACTCCTGCATGACTGACAAAGGAGATGCAG TGCTGAATATGAGCACTTCAGCCCAGCTGACGTTCGGGATGCCTGCAGAGTTCAGCCCTCCCAGTTCTCCAGACGCCCTCTCCCCCGTTGCTTATTTCCCATACTTGCACGGCTCCTATCTGGCAGTGGCCGCATCACTTAACGGAGGCAATGTCATGGCCACCTTTGTCAGAATGCTGGACTCATGGATCAAAGAATTTG GATTGGAAGTAAACGAGTCCAGAATCTACTCCCAGCTGATCCAGTCTGCCCTGGCACAGCCCAATACTGACCTAACCGTGACTTCGACGCTACTAGGAGAGCGGCATGACCCCACCACCAGCGCCAGTGTCTCACAAATCTCGCCCTCTAACCTCTCTCTAGGTCACGTGACTCGGGCTGTGTGCAGGGGCATTATTGAAAACATGGCCACTATGATGCCCCCTCATAGCTTGCAGGCTGCAGGGGTCAGGTGTATTATTGGCAGTGGCAGCGCTCTGTCTTGTAACCCCGTTCTGCAACAGGAAGTGGAGAGAGTGTTTCCATTTCCTGTCGTCTACGGAAAAGATGTGGACTCAGCGGTTGGAGTTGCCATGGTGTTTAAAGATCAACTTATGATGTTTGTCTCTGAGACACCTGACCTACTATAa
- the shpk gene encoding sedoheptulokinase isoform X2 produces MATSLSCSADFVLGMDLGTTSVKVVLLEAQSNSVTDSRSFPTNSDISCTTDTRVGQRAGSCTNNCSSGQMHGRFTQRQAEKSQVHWSCEWLSKDEIIRFIPKDISQLITWQDGRCSADFLSSLPKPDSHLSVATGFGCATIFWYMKHRPEFLSGFSDAGTIQDYVVSMLGGLDRCVMTGQNAASWGYFNSTTNQWNTQILKDAGFPVHLLPVVVESGAVAGYTSSEWYGIPAHTPVGAALGDFQCSVYSCMTDKGDAVLNMSTSAQLTFGMPAEFSPPSSPDALSPVAYFPYLHGSYLAVAASLNGGNVMATFVRMLDSWIKEFGLEVNESRIYSQLIQSALAQPNTDLTVTSTLLGERHDPTTSASVSQISPSNLSLGHVTRAVCRGIIENMATMMPPHSLQAAGVRCIIGSGSALSCNPVLQQEVERVFPFPVVYGKDVDSAVGVAMVFKDQLMMFVSETPDLL; encoded by the exons ATGGCGACATCACTCAGTTGTTCTGCTGACTTTGTTCTCGGCATGGATCTGGGCACCACATCTGTTAAAGTCGTGCTGCTGGAGGCGCAGTCCAACTCAGTGACAGACAGTAGGAGTTTCCCTACAAACTCTGATATTAGCTGCACCACAGACACACGTGTAG gCCAAAGAGCAGGATCCTGCACTAATAATTGCAGCTCTGGACAAATGCATGGACGCTTTACCCAAAGACAAGCTGAAAAAAGTCAAGTGCATTGGA GCTGTGAATGGCTAAGTAAAGATGAAATCATTAGATTCATTCCCAAAGACATCAGTCAGCTGATCACCTGGCAGGATGGACGCTGCAGCGCTGACTTCCTGTCTTCCTTACCTAAACCAGACTCACACCTGAGTGTGGCTACTGGCTTTGGTTGTGCCACTATTTTCTGGTATATGAAACACAG GCCAGAGTTCCTGTCAGGCTTCAGTGATGCAGGCACCATCCAAGACTATGTGGTTTCCATGCTGGGAGGCCTTGACAGGTGTGTCATGACTGGACAAAATGCTGCCAGCTGGGGCTACTTCAACTCAACCACCAACCAATGGAACACACAGAT TCTGAAGGATGCGGGTTTCCCTGTGCACCTCTTGCCTGTCGTGGTGGAGTCAGGAGCTGTGGCTGGTTACACTTCCTCTGAGTGGTACGGCATCCCTGCTCACACACCGGTCGGGGCAGCGCTGGGAGACTTCCAGTGTAGTGTGTACTCCTGCATGACTGACAAAGGAGATGCAG TGCTGAATATGAGCACTTCAGCCCAGCTGACGTTCGGGATGCCTGCAGAGTTCAGCCCTCCCAGTTCTCCAGACGCCCTCTCCCCCGTTGCTTATTTCCCATACTTGCACGGCTCCTATCTGGCAGTGGCCGCATCACTTAACGGAGGCAATGTCATGGCCACCTTTGTCAGAATGCTGGACTCATGGATCAAAGAATTTG GATTGGAAGTAAACGAGTCCAGAATCTACTCCCAGCTGATCCAGTCTGCCCTGGCACAGCCCAATACTGACCTAACCGTGACTTCGACGCTACTAGGAGAGCGGCATGACCCCACCACCAGCGCCAGTGTCTCACAAATCTCGCCCTCTAACCTCTCTCTAGGTCACGTGACTCGGGCTGTGTGCAGGGGCATTATTGAAAACATGGCCACTATGATGCCCCCTCATAGCTTGCAGGCTGCAGGGGTCAGGTGTATTATTGGCAGTGGCAGCGCTCTGTCTTGTAACCCCGTTCTGCAACAGGAAGTGGAGAGAGTGTTTCCATTTCCTGTCGTCTACGGAAAAGATGTGGACTCAGCGGTTGGAGTTGCCATGGTGTTTAAAGATCAACTTATGATGTTTGTCTCTGAGACACCTGACCTACTATAa
- the shpk gene encoding sedoheptulokinase isoform X3: MATSLSCSADFVLGMDLGTTSVKVVLLEAQSNSVTDSRSFPTNSDISCTTDTRAKEQDPALIIAALDKCMDALPKDKLKKVKCIGVCGQMHGIVLWKSKSGCEWLSKDEIIRFIPKDISQLITWQDGRCSADFLSSLPKPDSHLSVATGFGCATIFWYMKHRPEFLSGFSDAGTIQDYVVSMLGGLDRCVMTGQNAASWGYFNSTTNQWNTQILKDAGFPVHLLPVVVESGAVAGYTSSEWYGIPAHTPVGAALGDFQCSVYSCMTDKGDAGLEVNESRIYSQLIQSALAQPNTDLTVTSTLLGERHDPTTSASVSQISPSNLSLGHVTRAVCRGIIENMATMMPPHSLQAAGVRCIIGSGSALSCNPVLQQEVERVFPFPVVYGKDVDSAVGVAMVFKDQLMMFVSETPDLL; the protein is encoded by the exons ATGGCGACATCACTCAGTTGTTCTGCTGACTTTGTTCTCGGCATGGATCTGGGCACCACATCTGTTAAAGTCGTGCTGCTGGAGGCGCAGTCCAACTCAGTGACAGACAGTAGGAGTTTCCCTACAAACTCTGATATTAGCTGCACCACAGACACACGT gCCAAAGAGCAGGATCCTGCACTAATAATTGCAGCTCTGGACAAATGCATGGACGCTTTACCCAAAGACAAGCTGAAAAAAGTCAAGTGCATTGGAGTATGTGGACAAATGCATGGCATTGTGTTGTGGAAATCTAAATCag GCTGTGAATGGCTAAGTAAAGATGAAATCATTAGATTCATTCCCAAAGACATCAGTCAGCTGATCACCTGGCAGGATGGACGCTGCAGCGCTGACTTCCTGTCTTCCTTACCTAAACCAGACTCACACCTGAGTGTGGCTACTGGCTTTGGTTGTGCCACTATTTTCTGGTATATGAAACACAG GCCAGAGTTCCTGTCAGGCTTCAGTGATGCAGGCACCATCCAAGACTATGTGGTTTCCATGCTGGGAGGCCTTGACAGGTGTGTCATGACTGGACAAAATGCTGCCAGCTGGGGCTACTTCAACTCAACCACCAACCAATGGAACACACAGAT TCTGAAGGATGCGGGTTTCCCTGTGCACCTCTTGCCTGTCGTGGTGGAGTCAGGAGCTGTGGCTGGTTACACTTCCTCTGAGTGGTACGGCATCCCTGCTCACACACCGGTCGGGGCAGCGCTGGGAGACTTCCAGTGTAGTGTGTACTCCTGCATGACTGACAAAGGAGATGCAG GATTGGAAGTAAACGAGTCCAGAATCTACTCCCAGCTGATCCAGTCTGCCCTGGCACAGCCCAATACTGACCTAACCGTGACTTCGACGCTACTAGGAGAGCGGCATGACCCCACCACCAGCGCCAGTGTCTCACAAATCTCGCCCTCTAACCTCTCTCTAGGTCACGTGACTCGGGCTGTGTGCAGGGGCATTATTGAAAACATGGCCACTATGATGCCCCCTCATAGCTTGCAGGCTGCAGGGGTCAGGTGTATTATTGGCAGTGGCAGCGCTCTGTCTTGTAACCCCGTTCTGCAACAGGAAGTGGAGAGAGTGTTTCCATTTCCTGTCGTCTACGGAAAAGATGTGGACTCAGCGGTTGGAGTTGCCATGGTGTTTAAAGATCAACTTATGATGTTTGTCTCTGAGACACCTGACCTACTATAa
- the emc6 gene encoding ER membrane protein complex subunit 6, whose protein sequence is MATVAAKREGPQFISEVAVRGNNAVLDYCRTSVSALSGATAGILGLTGLYGFVFYFLASFLLSLLLILKAGRRWNKCFKSRRLLFTGGLVGGLFTYVLFWTFLYGMVHVY, encoded by the coding sequence ATGGCCACAGTAGCAGCCAAACGCGAGGGACCACAGTTCATCAGTGAGGTGGCCGTCAGAGGAAACAACGCTGTGCTCGACTACTGCCGCACGTCCGTGTCCGCTCTGTCCGGAGCGACAGCGGGCATTCTTGGGCTAACGGGACTCTACGGCTTTGTCTTTTACTTCCTTGCTTCTTTCCTGCTGTCTTTGCTCCTGATTCTCAAAGCCGGTCGCCGATGGAACAAGTGCTTCAAATCTCGACGTCTGCTCTTTACCGGAGGCCTCGTGGGCGGCCTCTTTACGTACGTGCTGTTCTGGACTTTCCTCTACGGAATGGTGCATGTGTACTGA
- the shpk gene encoding sedoheptulokinase isoform X1 produces MATSLSCSADFVLGMDLGTTSVKVVLLEAQSNSVTDSRSFPTNSDISCTTDTRAKEQDPALIIAALDKCMDALPKDKLKKVKCIGVCGQMHGIVLWKSKSGCEWLSKDEIIRFIPKDISQLITWQDGRCSADFLSSLPKPDSHLSVATGFGCATIFWYMKHRPEFLSGFSDAGTIQDYVVSMLGGLDRCVMTGQNAASWGYFNSTTNQWNTQILKDAGFPVHLLPVVVESGAVAGYTSSEWYGIPAHTPVGAALGDFQCSVYSCMTDKGDAVLNMSTSAQLTFGMPAEFSPPSSPDALSPVAYFPYLHGSYLAVAASLNGGNVMATFVRMLDSWIKEFGLEVNESRIYSQLIQSALAQPNTDLTVTSTLLGERHDPTTSASVSQISPSNLSLGHVTRAVCRGIIENMATMMPPHSLQAAGVRCIIGSGSALSCNPVLQQEVERVFPFPVVYGKDVDSAVGVAMVFKDQLMMFVSETPDLL; encoded by the exons ATGGCGACATCACTCAGTTGTTCTGCTGACTTTGTTCTCGGCATGGATCTGGGCACCACATCTGTTAAAGTCGTGCTGCTGGAGGCGCAGTCCAACTCAGTGACAGACAGTAGGAGTTTCCCTACAAACTCTGATATTAGCTGCACCACAGACACACGT gCCAAAGAGCAGGATCCTGCACTAATAATTGCAGCTCTGGACAAATGCATGGACGCTTTACCCAAAGACAAGCTGAAAAAAGTCAAGTGCATTGGAGTATGTGGACAAATGCATGGCATTGTGTTGTGGAAATCTAAATCag GCTGTGAATGGCTAAGTAAAGATGAAATCATTAGATTCATTCCCAAAGACATCAGTCAGCTGATCACCTGGCAGGATGGACGCTGCAGCGCTGACTTCCTGTCTTCCTTACCTAAACCAGACTCACACCTGAGTGTGGCTACTGGCTTTGGTTGTGCCACTATTTTCTGGTATATGAAACACAG GCCAGAGTTCCTGTCAGGCTTCAGTGATGCAGGCACCATCCAAGACTATGTGGTTTCCATGCTGGGAGGCCTTGACAGGTGTGTCATGACTGGACAAAATGCTGCCAGCTGGGGCTACTTCAACTCAACCACCAACCAATGGAACACACAGAT TCTGAAGGATGCGGGTTTCCCTGTGCACCTCTTGCCTGTCGTGGTGGAGTCAGGAGCTGTGGCTGGTTACACTTCCTCTGAGTGGTACGGCATCCCTGCTCACACACCGGTCGGGGCAGCGCTGGGAGACTTCCAGTGTAGTGTGTACTCCTGCATGACTGACAAAGGAGATGCAG TGCTGAATATGAGCACTTCAGCCCAGCTGACGTTCGGGATGCCTGCAGAGTTCAGCCCTCCCAGTTCTCCAGACGCCCTCTCCCCCGTTGCTTATTTCCCATACTTGCACGGCTCCTATCTGGCAGTGGCCGCATCACTTAACGGAGGCAATGTCATGGCCACCTTTGTCAGAATGCTGGACTCATGGATCAAAGAATTTG GATTGGAAGTAAACGAGTCCAGAATCTACTCCCAGCTGATCCAGTCTGCCCTGGCACAGCCCAATACTGACCTAACCGTGACTTCGACGCTACTAGGAGAGCGGCATGACCCCACCACCAGCGCCAGTGTCTCACAAATCTCGCCCTCTAACCTCTCTCTAGGTCACGTGACTCGGGCTGTGTGCAGGGGCATTATTGAAAACATGGCCACTATGATGCCCCCTCATAGCTTGCAGGCTGCAGGGGTCAGGTGTATTATTGGCAGTGGCAGCGCTCTGTCTTGTAACCCCGTTCTGCAACAGGAAGTGGAGAGAGTGTTTCCATTTCCTGTCGTCTACGGAAAAGATGTGGACTCAGCGGTTGGAGTTGCCATGGTGTTTAAAGATCAACTTATGATGTTTGTCTCTGAGACACCTGACCTACTATAa